Within the Eucalyptus grandis isolate ANBG69807.140 chromosome 1, ASM1654582v1, whole genome shotgun sequence genome, the region gctctctctatagcagaagcagaatatgtagcttttggaagttgctgttcacaaattttgtggataaaacaacagctaagagactttggaattgaagattcatgcacggagattaaatgtgacaacaccagcacaatcaatctcaccaaaaatccaattcttcactcaagagcaaagcatatagagataagacatcacttcattagagatcatgttcaaaatggagaaattacgattcagtttgttgattcaaagaaccaactggcggatatatttacaaagcctttggagaaaaatcaatttgaaattatccgttccagactcaacattttgaggttcgaagaagttaaagtctagagactctcagactcaaaCATATAAGTCTTTGACTGCAAGAttttgactgcaagactttgactgtaagttattctctctctaatctcatcttgaaaaggtacgttcatcaaccgtgttgattattgttatctcaacagctatttttaattgacgagattattgcatcgtttcctttagataaagaagttattttaaaatgaccatttttcgaaaaaggcagttattttttaaaaaggtatcttttcactttccattacaaCGATTGGCATCCCCTCTTTACGACTGACTTATATATAGTCGGtttctcttcgcttaactccaaaaccctaaaaaacaccaatcttccattcctattttcttctcttgtttaatcttcgaaaaagttgtcatatttcttgggaaagtcaagcaaggaatctttcaaagactaagaaaggtgtcgtcttcaagaaagtcttcgaggatcgcaagcaggggaccacggcgaatgagtgaggggcctacgcacttcgatctcactgaagaagaagtgtctccaaattagcagcagagcccacaacattctcagcagcgttattctcctccatctagtcctcaagatgttaatcatcatcaaaatgaagaaatcattgaagatgcagatcctataagagttcaaaggccctcttttatttataagctgtatcgcgctttaaaagggactggtactccattgaactatgtggatgattttcttaaggacaaaggatatggaaatgaatatatctttttgcgaaaaatggaaagtttggaaattgctcgtaaaggggtggcagaagaatcccttgcgaatatcccaagtgatcctcgtgattggggagttaatccggtggatggaaatgatgatgacaaattatacagcgaatttcaaccaagaatgggagttgcggtggaaaatcgaggaaaaatgggagagttgtttagatcgaaggaacagaaggatctatactcaaaattgctgaagcgtgggatGATAAatcctaggagtgtggattttgactttctggatgctgtaaatgtgaacttaagggaaaagttcggtcatcttcaacttaAAAAATTCTGCTCTCACACcacagaggcctatcctcaactaactgcatatttctattcaaatcttagtttcttggatgcgaatagattttccttcaatgtcaaagatcaagactttgttgtggatatggatatgctgttagatgtgttaggagttgagagaggaagatatcaacggatcaaagtttctattgctcgtactactctggaacttgttaaggataggaGAACtgagggaaagatttcctattcaaggatgagtgcatttgacatcttgctgcacaaaattgtaatcaattgcctcagaccgaaatcaacttccaagactgatgtctcaagttcagaggcaaagctaatgtatgctatcatcactgggaaaaggttttctcttcctcacactgttatgttccacatgtatagagctatgatgaaggacagaggacaacttccttatccaggtcttgtgacgaagttattcagacatctgaacattcagccttctgaaattttttgtgttcgatcgtgcgatcatatggtggtaggactgaaaatggtgacaaagatgcatctgaaggaactaagcaaggcattggagaaatttaaggagaagactccagtcaaatctcatcaattctcttctgcaggaaaaataaaagggaaggaacccatgggtgctccatccaagagaagaagagctctcctcgttgatgatgaagatgatgaggaaaacatcactatttctgctttgaagaatctcagtcaATCTGCTCCAGAGAAAGAGTTAGAACAGCagacagaagaaagagaagagaaagaagcagaagaaaaagaaacggaggaaaaagaaacggaggaaagagaagaagaagaagaaagaaatgctgagcaagagagagttgaaaaagaagaacaagagaaaagagatcaagaaaaagaagaacatgaggagcactctccacctgaaggcatgaacagagggggagaccaagagaaaagaggaatgtcctcaaatcctacaaccagtgaaggagtcagtcgatCCCCAGCAGATCCACAGGATATTTAGGCCTCTCAGTTTCCtaaggaaggtcatgaggtttcttcgccaaatctcggtgattatgctgatctaccatcatctgcatttactccatcagatcatGCTAACGCCAGTACGCAGATcgacaattcagcagactttcgcaaagtgatggatattctcttggagatgcaaggttagatatatgcattgggatgtgaagttcaaaacttgcagaatgcaggacaagtctctttgggttcattaaatgatcaaatccaagccctttctcttcagattcaggctaatgctaagagtgaggatgttgctcagctgaaggaagacttaaAAAGGCTGAAAAGCATTgttcagtcgatgggagatttccagcttgttcgtgttcccaagaatccttgacttcattttcatctcaatttttgtatgctgacaaaaagggggagagttgtgagacttgaaaaactttgaaactttgaacttaaacttgtcaaatttttggtatgtttggtttgtggtttgtttcgACTTGACTTTTGAGTCATGTGTGTCTGGATATGGACTaaggatttggatttggatttgactgcttattattaactactattgatatcttatggatggctttactgcatactggactaacctattttctgttgttgcagattctagtgttatttatttagccatttatctctataagatatgcatatgtgtttgagaaatgttttgcaggtcaaagttttccaaatctgcaggaaagttttgtcaccatcaaaaagggggagattgttggagaaatcctcttgaagtgttttgaagttgacaaaatgtttccatcagtctagtctgaaggcttgtagactctgctatttaaagtctgaagaccttcggatagccaaactcaagactcaaagtctatcctcattgacagtttctaatccgttaaagaaaggctatccagaattggatgtttcattaaggatgtggcctcatcgactagagaagatctcttggctggatatgacataacgaaatcctttgtttgatcataattgatttgaagattaaggatccgatgattggcaaagtatacttggaaggttctacttatggaaaccgagatcctgattgtatgggtgaacatgattgatgggctatcgacatgttcctttaatagctcgaatgatcttcctaattgattccgtccaatgggtagattggaggaattcctttagtaagtgccaacgggtatgatggcatgaaggagtatataaggaagacgttccagttgttcgagtggggtgcatgatagaagaattccaaagtctgaagcttcttgttcttagtcaattcatttgttgagcaaaatcgtgtaaagaaaagagagtctatattcgtgagaaaccttgaggaagtgtggtagaacatctacattgtggaatcaaggaaaagctgtgcataacttctctttgttcatagtgaaatccagccggtggggctgtcggtgcggaagagtggacgtaggcttgggataagccgaaccactataaatcttgtgttcatttctctcttccttaaCCTTTACTTCGCTTTGATcgcattttcctttctatcaattgcctagaatcgcttccgtatctcgaaaatttgtttgtgcacctattcacctcctctaggtgcttatactagctatctcaaaattggcataattaaaaggtttaggactaaactaACTATCGTAccataagtttaggattttttagacaAATATCCATAGTCTTGTGCCATGTGAAACTAAGAAAACAGCTGGTGAGATTAAATAGGAGCTGAGATAGAAGGCAAAGTAGAGAGTTAAGACTTACAAATTTGAGCATGAGCAGCTCCACCTCCATTAATGGAGGTTGCAAGGAACGTCGgacgaggaaaagaaaataacgaaatataaaaaatttaaaaaaaaatcaggttcTTTCATTATCAAGGAAATAttgaattgagttgaaatttcaCATTGCCAATGACATATGAAGGGAGAGAGACATGCACACATGAAATTGACGCGCGGACCTTTAGCGGCAATATTGGATAAAAACTCTAAGAAGGGTAAGATCCCActtaaagtttgtgctttttcgAGGAATGCTTTTTGAAGGAACTGGACCATTATTTTGTAACACACGCTCGCGTTTCTCGTTGGCTGACCTCATATGTTATAAAGGCAATGTTTTTTCTCTTTAGCTCTTTTCCGTGGAAATAAAGTCAATGCCCTGGCCAATTGCCTCTGTGACCTCTTCAGATGATCACCCTTTGTGGCTTATTTAACGTTCGCATTGATCAATAATTATTCTATCCCGTCTGTGACCTAAACCCCACCAAGATGCTAACGATTAAAAAGTCTTTCCGCACAACAACATATGCTACAGTCACGCATCACAAACTAATATTTTATTCATAGTCGAACCCATGATTTAGGGAGAAATAACTAACCTATTTATCGCTAGGCCAAATGCTTCAATGGTAGATTGTATTAGATAACTTAAAAACCCGTCACGCATGGAAATTGGATGAAGAAGATACAACAAAGTattgaaaataggaaaaaaaaaaaaaagagtgaaatttCATATGGAGCTCGAGAAGAAAACGACATTAGGCTTTTTGCGAGTTTAACTTCACGCTTGATCCATCTGAAGAAGCAAATACCAAATGAGTACTTAGGATGGAACTCACGTGACCACATCTCAAAATCTCGACCGTTGTCCACGAATTTACAAAACTGGGGTATAAGCCCCCAACGCGCTTTTATTAGGGAGTACGATACAACGGATCACTTGCAAACATCACACAATCAACTGCAGAGAATCTAAGGACATCAGTCTGATGCCCAACCTCGATGAACAATCTACAATACCATACTGCTAAAGGCTTGCATGTCTTAGCTCAACCTCAAGGAAAGAGAGATACCATCATCATTGACAACCCTTACTTTTGCCCTTCTTCTCTAAGTCCTTATTCTCTGAGTCCTTGTCCTCTAGCCGGTACATATCACCTAGAAGGTGCAATCCAACAAGCCGTTCCAAGAAATAATCTATAGCGCGTGCCAGCCACTGCTGCATCAGCAGAAGAACGAATGATATCATTAGTGGTGTCATGCGCAAAGCTTTGTGGGCTGGACTTTTTTTACCCATTGTCTTGAGCAGCAAGGATAACGTGAAGCAAAAATAAGTTAGAACCATGGCGACCAGGGATAGCCTAAGCGGCAGCTTAAGCGGTAGCCTAGCGTGGTTGGGGATAAATCTAGTGAGGCAAATGATCATCTGGACCGACACCACGAATCCTAGTGTGTTGCCGCCCAGGAAGAGAGTGTACACCAAGCCCGAACCATAGTATTCCGTCATGGATTTATGCAAAGGAGGATCTTTTGATTCGTCGTTGTCGACTTCTATTATCTTTGGAGGCTGAAGCACGGATTGGTAGGTCGCGCTCGCGATGAGCGCGGCGACGACCAACAGGGCATTGCGGATGTCGCCAAAGGACTCCTTTTCTGCTTTTGAATTCTTCGATTGTGAACACGGTAATGACTGAGCGGCATCTTTAACTGGTTCCTCCCCAGCTGCTTGATGACTATTACTACCATCGATATCGTTGTTGTCCTCTGGGATTGGGCTTGATGTGGGCGAGTTTGATCTTCCTCTCCCGTGTTTGGCTCCCGCACGAATGAGGATTTCTCTGATCTCTCTATCTCCCGCTTCCCTTCGCGAGGGAGTTGAGACATCGAGAGGCGTCAACCCACTGTCGTTCACAGCGTTCACCTCCACGACCTCGGACTCCATAGCATGCTTACAAAGCAGGAAGTTCACCACCTGCAATTCTTTCCCATTTTTCATACATTAAAATTATACGTAAAGACTTTAGGCATAGACAAGACATCCTTTATTCCTGTGATGATCAAAACAGACCTGATTCGATAAATTCTTTGGCCTAGAAGATCTTTGCATATGGTAGGGATACCAAATCAACACCCTCAGTAATGCATAAAGAAAAGAGCGATAAAATAAGGGAACCGCAAGACTTGCCTCAAAATTTTTGCCCGCGACAGCGAGATGCAAGGCGGTGTTGCCTTTGTGGTCCTTCCAATTGATCACCTGCTCCTTCTTGTGCTGCTTTAGATGGTCCACCAACACAACCACCGCCTCGAACCGGTTGTTCTTCACGGCAAGGTGAAGCGTAGTCTCCTCTCGAGCGGTCGTCTCTTCAACGGACTCAGGTGAAGCGGCGAGCAGTACCTTCATGACATCGACCTTCCCGTTCGCAGCGGCATAATGCAAAGGGACCCTTCTCTCTCGTCCCTTCACAGAGCAAAGGTGTGGACCCACTGTCAAGAGCTCCCTCGCAATCTCGGCATCACCTCGAGCCGCTACGATGTGCAGCGGGCTGAAACCATCTGCGTTCACCTTTTCCACAAGCTTTGGCATATGCTTCAGGAGCTCTCGGATGAAATCCAAATGGCCAGCCACACAGGCGACATGCAGCGGCGTGTGACCGGCTCCTTCGAGATCCATCTCCTCGAGGATGAGCTCATTGCTGCTGATCAAGTCGTCCAGCTCATGGATATTGCCCTTTCGTGCTGCTTCTAACATCCTTCGCTCCATTTGATTTGAACTAACaatggcctctctctctttttgggaCACCTTTGGACTTGGACATCTGTTAAATTATATCGACCCATTTTATAGAGTTTTCCGAGCATCAAGAAGCTCATTGGTGAATGATGAAATAAGACTAGCAACAGCAAGGTTCCACTCACATTTCCACTCGTGATAACTCAGCTTTTCAGTAAAATAATGACAATATCAAAGCACAGATCCAACTAGTAGGACCACGGAGTAAAGGAACGCCGCCAGCATTGAAATCGTGCGGCAGGCGGAAAGTCagtttttttggtcataaagtGGCTTTTTAAAGACATCGAAAATCAAGAAGCGAGAAAATCTCCAAAACCCTTCTCAAGAGGGGGTGTTCGCCTCAAAGTAAGCTCCATAATTTGGAGATTTCGTCTCAATTGAAACCCCCCAACCAGCGACGCAGATGTTCGCCCAGACTCCGATTGCTTGTGTGTCACGTGCCATTGTCCACGCCATGGACGGGGGCATTTTTTTGTCCGAAAGAAATTGCCTATGGGCCTCCTGCTCCACTTGCTCTTCCGTCCACACCACTCTCCGTTGCCGGCTACATAACAGAAAATTCACTAGAAGCAATTTCTCATTTCTTCATTAGTAGAACGAGGAAATATTGTCCTAGAGTTGTGGAACGAAACGGCAATTTTatcttatatttcttttttcggGGTCAGGTGCTTTGTTTTATCTTAGGAGGGCAGAGCGCCTACCGTCTCCCGGCCGCAGCGGTAAAGTCAATGCCGTGGTCTTCGTAGGCTAAAACTATTACGTCATAGTCATGACCCAAGGAAAACATCACTTGCCACCACAACATTATCACGTGAATCGATCCTCCTGTCCTGAAGCATCAGATTGGGTCCCTGATACAAATTATTGAACTATTGTGGGACCCCAAAGTCATTATTTCTTTGCTTTACGAATATTTAGGGCAGCAATGGGACGTATTCGAATTTGTGTCGTTGtctatgtttttttatttataatgcGTGTCGTTTTCATATACGGGTCTTGTGTCGTTTTGAGAATTGCTTTTTAGCTGGCGCTAACCAAAATTGGAATATTATCACATCTCCTTGGGTCTTGTGCctctttatattattattattattattatcttttttttggttgtcgTTTTAATTGCTTTTTCCCTAGACTTTTCCATAGAGGTTGTTTGGGTTTGACCCACCAAGAGAACATTATCTGTAGACCCTGTGCAGCAAGCTCATTTGGGCCACTGATGATATGTTGTCCATCGTAACCACTCACACAATCAATAATTTGTAAGATATTAATCTACATTAGTTGTAGTAGAAATGTGCACAGGTCACGCTTTTGTTTAAATTGAAGTCTGGCTGCTCACCCTGGGCCCAATACAATAGCCTagtttgtgacaaatttagtcTTCACACCTCTCACCTAGAGGCTGGCCAAGGTCACCTAATGACCCTCGCCAACCTAGagttgaaagggaaaaagaaaagaaaattaatcaaatatttagaaaaacTAGTCTAGCCATGTAAAACGCTCAACTTTTACATTATCGATTTCTTAGCAAAATTGGTTGAAAAGACTAGATTGACAAatagtgaaaatgtttaggactaaattggatatattaaaatatttagaactagaTTGATCCTTGTAGagtagatttatgatttttttttttggcaaattttacctttttcttcttgagGACGAACTCAATGGCAGCTAGCAAAGCTTTCACAGCACACTTCACCCTGAACTCCAAACTCTCTACTGAACTGGGCGTCTGGAGTTCCAAATGATGAAGGAACAATATTCTTAAAGAGTTATCCTGTCGTGTTAGACACTTTGACATGTATTTGACACTCTCTAACACTCAATTAATAGGCGTTGGGAAATCCGTCACCTACTCAACTCTCCTGACATTTTTCGACACACGGGTTTGAAATTTCGACATATGATTCCAACACACACgaaatcgattttaaaaatttcgaataaatgaaaggtcaaaatataaatatgtaaaagaataataaaaataacaatgggggaaaaaagaaaaacccaatcttttcttcttttctgacTCTCACTTCTCATGGCACACAATTCACccccaaaattgtttttttctcttctcttttaacACGCTTTGACATGTGAGTCCAAAATGTGAATTGCTTTTTGTCCCCAAATTATTGGAACGGagttaaatttataaaattgaaacaatgaataatattaataaaagatggattaatttttttttgtgaaaattcatTCCAggttcttttattattaattatttatttgtaaatttgaatgaaattaatttgattcaaataataattaaaaatggtaatttatcatgtatatataaaaatatacattttatATACAATATGTCCTAATGTATCGAAATTCTTTACTTTTTGAGAAACGACGTGTTAGTGTATTATATCATGTCGTGTCGAGTGTCGATGTCAGTGATACTTAAGTTTCAAAGGTGTTGTTAAAGACCTTGCATTTAAATTCTTGGATTGTTTGTGTTGATTTTAGAGCAACCACAGAGGACAATGAAGAGAAAGAGCTAAGTAGGCTTAATTTTTGCAAAGGATGATTTAACTAGCTCTTATCTTTGCAATCTGTTGAATCTACTTGTTGATTATATACAAGTTTTGACACCAATGA harbors:
- the LOC104446334 gene encoding ankyrin repeat-containing protein BDA1 — protein: MERRMLEAARKGNIHELDDLISSNELILEEMDLEGAGHTPLHVACVAGHLDFIRELLKHMPKLVEKVNADGFSPLHIVAARGDAEIARELLTVGPHLCSVKGRERRVPLHYAAANGKVDVMKVLLAASPESVEETTAREETTLHLAVKNNRFEAVVVLVDHLKQHKKEQVINWKDHKGNTALHLAVAGKNFEVVNFLLCKHAMESEVVEVNAVNDSGLTPLDVSTPSRREAGDREIREILIRAGAKHGRGRSNSPTSSPIPEDNNDIDGSNSHQAAGEEPVKDAAQSLPCSQSKNSKAEKESFGDIRNALLVVAALIASATYQSVLQPPKIIEVDNDESKDPPLHKSMTEYYGSGLVYTLFLGGNTLGFVVSVQMIICLTRFIPNHARLPLKLPLRLSLVAMVLTYFCFTLSLLLKTMGKKSPAHKALRMTPLMISFVLLLMQQWLARAIDYFLERLVGLHLLGDMYRLEDKDSENKDLEKKGKSKGCQ